A stretch of the Haloarcula ordinaria genome encodes the following:
- a CDS encoding DUF373 family protein, whose product MLLVLCVDLDDDLGRKTGISTPVIGRDAVEDAAVALAEVDPEDSDVNVLFEGIHIYDGVEDEAVEVAAVTGVDGSDVAANRAVGEEVDTVLASLVTSEDVTALVVTDGAQDESVVPVIRSRVPIDGVRRVVVRQAQDLESMYYTIKQVLDDPETRGTILVPLGILLLIYPLTIAVESLGLPGSALGIISGLLGLYVLARGLGAEDVIDSTAERITSGVYAGRITIITYVVAAALLVIGGVSGLQTLEAQPQPRSAVEVIAALVFGSLQWFAAAGVTSSLGRVTDEYLHDTFRWRYLNAPFYVVAIAAVLHGVSAFFLGLQDLEYLAIVLTGGTLLGLASTLAFAVAETRFEPPDQRSQGPGGHSSE is encoded by the coding sequence ATGTTGCTGGTGCTGTGTGTCGACCTCGACGACGACCTCGGTCGCAAGACCGGCATCTCCACGCCCGTCATCGGCCGGGACGCCGTGGAGGACGCCGCCGTCGCGCTGGCCGAGGTCGACCCCGAGGACTCCGACGTCAACGTCCTCTTCGAGGGCATCCACATCTACGACGGCGTCGAGGACGAAGCCGTCGAGGTGGCCGCAGTCACCGGCGTCGACGGGAGCGACGTGGCGGCGAACCGCGCCGTCGGCGAGGAGGTCGATACGGTGCTCGCGTCGCTGGTCACCAGCGAGGACGTCACGGCGCTCGTCGTCACCGACGGCGCGCAGGACGAGTCCGTGGTGCCGGTCATCCGCTCGCGGGTCCCCATCGACGGCGTCCGCCGTGTCGTCGTCCGCCAGGCCCAGGACTTAGAGTCGATGTACTACACCATCAAGCAGGTCCTCGACGACCCGGAGACGCGGGGGACCATCCTCGTGCCGCTCGGCATCCTCCTGCTCATCTACCCGCTGACCATCGCCGTCGAGTCGCTGGGGCTGCCGGGGTCGGCGCTGGGCATCATCTCCGGGCTGCTGGGGCTGTACGTCCTCGCCCGGGGACTCGGCGCCGAAGACGTGATCGACAGCACGGCCGAACGCATCACCTCCGGGGTGTACGCTGGACGCATCACCATCATCACCTACGTCGTCGCCGCGGCGCTGCTGGTCATCGGCGGCGTCAGCGGCCTGCAGACGCTCGAGGCCCAGCCCCAGCCGCGTTCGGCTGTCGAGGTCATCGCCGCGCTCGTCTTCGGCTCGCTCCAGTGGTTCGCCGCCGCCGGCGTCACCTCCAGTCTGGGCCGGGTCACCGACGAGTACCTCCACGACACGTTCCGCTGGCGCTACCTCAACGCGCCGTTCTACGTGGTGGCCATCGCCGCGGTCCTCCACGGGGTCAGCGCCTTCTTCCTCGGCCTGCAGGACCTCGAGTACCTCGCCATCGTCCTCACCGGCGGGACGCTGCTGGGCCTGGCGAGCACCCTCGCCTTCGCCGTCGCCGAGACCCGCTTCGAACCGCCGGACCAGCGCAGTCAAGGCCCCGGCGGCCATTCCTCGGAGTGA
- a CDS encoding DUF7344 domain-containing protein has product MSNQRRRFVLHFLKRRGKRSVEVGDLAGQIAGWENEKPPDLLSYKERKRVQNALHQFHLPKLDDHGLIEYDSQRKTVTLTDAAADQDFYIDVVPKRDIPWSLYYLGYALLSGLVLVGGWAQVWPVTLLETELWGVFFVTIILFSSLVHVHDSKRHMRLGARETPPEVK; this is encoded by the coding sequence TTGAGCAACCAACGGCGGCGATTCGTCCTCCACTTTCTCAAGCGGCGAGGGAAGCGGTCGGTCGAGGTCGGCGACCTCGCCGGCCAGATCGCCGGCTGGGAGAACGAGAAACCGCCGGACCTCCTCTCCTACAAGGAGCGCAAACGCGTCCAGAACGCGCTTCACCAGTTTCACCTCCCGAAACTGGACGACCACGGACTCATCGAGTACGACTCGCAGCGCAAAACTGTCACCCTCACGGACGCCGCGGCCGACCAGGACTTCTACATCGACGTCGTCCCGAAGCGCGACATCCCGTGGAGTCTCTACTACCTGGGCTACGCACTGCTCAGCGGCCTCGTCCTCGTCGGCGGCTGGGCCCAGGTGTGGCCGGTCACGCTCTTAGAGACCGAACTGTGGGGGGTGTTTTTCGTGACCATCATCCTGTTCTCGTCGCTCGTCCACGTCCACGACAGTAAACGACACATGCGCCTGGGCGCACGCGAGACACCCCCGGAGGTGAAGTGA
- a CDS encoding phosphate-starvation-inducible PsiE family protein, translating to MADDDTGPVGGSISSGERLDERVLARSEDVMRYVEVVAAVVLVILFAIGVFDLGLQIFRTALGGSITDPLVVVGFIDTALLLFIIVEVYQTVVAYTQESQTRRIVRLVIYTGVIAMVRKAIIFRTGEYASEQAALLAAASYTLIILGLAALLVVERRTREETSDTGAPPEDS from the coding sequence ATGGCCGACGACGATACGGGGCCGGTCGGCGGTTCGATCTCGTCCGGCGAGCGCCTCGACGAACGCGTCCTCGCCCGGAGTGAGGACGTCATGCGCTACGTCGAGGTGGTCGCTGCGGTGGTGCTGGTCATCCTCTTCGCGATCGGCGTCTTCGACCTGGGGCTCCAAATCTTCCGGACCGCGCTCGGCGGGAGCATCACCGACCCGCTGGTGGTTGTCGGGTTCATCGACACCGCCCTGCTGCTCTTTATCATCGTCGAAGTGTATCAGACCGTGGTCGCCTACACGCAGGAGAGCCAGACCAGACGCATCGTCCGCCTGGTCATCTACACGGGCGTCATCGCGATGGTCCGGAAAGCCATCATCTTCCGGACCGGAGAGTACGCCTCCGAACAGGCCGCGCTGCTCGCGGCGGCCTCCTACACCCTCATCATCCTCGGCCTGGCGGCGCTGCTCGTCGTCGAGCGCCGCACCCGCGAGGAGACGTCGGACACCGGCGCGCCGCCCGAAGACAGTTAA
- a CDS encoding signal peptidase I, translating into MNPRSLAGHLGTLLVAVLVAVVVLGAIFGQPLLVSFVTSGSMEPSLTPGDGFVVVPKAVAGPVGPGDVIVYDAERLHNGGLVTHRVVDETERGFITKGDANAFIDQGDGEPPVKSAQVVGVAVQYRGSVVAIPHLGTAFGAVNDALGSVQSTIARTTGTRAVLGTSGLAYLFFAGSVLWYGLGLWQERTGRARRRSTSRDTGQSVHLIVGTLVIVVVVAATVGMAGPAGKTQYDFVSAHYDSDGTRVLESGTSETTVHPMGNGGPVPMVVFLEPANPGIDVSPEEVYIGGRSGANATVTLTAPPDIGYYSYYMVEHRYFAILPQPVIRGLHEYHPWAPVVVIDGLLAIVFYALGVGVAETGRVRLRSRDVPYQLRLRRWLRRRY; encoded by the coding sequence ATGAATCCGCGCTCGCTCGCTGGTCACCTCGGGACGCTGCTCGTCGCGGTACTCGTCGCGGTCGTCGTCCTGGGTGCGATATTCGGACAGCCCCTCCTGGTGAGTTTCGTCACCAGCGGGAGCATGGAGCCCAGTCTGACGCCCGGCGACGGATTCGTGGTCGTGCCGAAAGCGGTCGCCGGCCCGGTCGGACCGGGCGACGTCATCGTCTACGATGCCGAGCGGCTCCACAACGGCGGCCTGGTGACCCACCGTGTCGTCGACGAGACCGAGCGCGGGTTCATCACGAAAGGCGACGCGAACGCGTTTATCGACCAGGGGGACGGTGAGCCGCCGGTCAAATCCGCGCAGGTCGTGGGCGTCGCAGTCCAGTACCGCGGCTCCGTCGTCGCCATCCCACATCTCGGGACGGCGTTCGGCGCTGTCAACGACGCCCTCGGGTCGGTGCAGTCCACCATCGCGCGGACGACCGGAACACGCGCGGTCCTCGGGACGAGCGGCCTCGCGTACCTCTTTTTCGCCGGGTCGGTCCTCTGGTACGGACTCGGGCTCTGGCAGGAGCGAACCGGACGGGCCCGACGGCGCTCGACGTCGCGAGACACGGGCCAGAGCGTGCACCTGATCGTCGGTACGCTCGTCATCGTCGTCGTCGTCGCCGCGACGGTGGGGATGGCCGGCCCGGCGGGCAAGACGCAGTACGACTTCGTGAGCGCCCACTATGACTCGGACGGGACGCGTGTCCTCGAGAGCGGGACCTCCGAGACGACGGTCCACCCGATGGGTAACGGCGGTCCCGTTCCGATGGTGGTCTTTCTGGAGCCGGCCAACCCGGGTATCGACGTCTCTCCAGAGGAGGTGTACATCGGCGGCCGGAGCGGGGCCAACGCCACCGTGACCTTGACCGCCCCACCGGACATCGGCTACTACAGCTACTACATGGTCGAACACCGGTACTTCGCTATTCTCCCCCAGCCAGTCATTCGAGGGCTACACGAGTACCATCCCTGGGCCCCGGTCGTCGTCATCGACGGACTCCTCGCGATAGTCTTCTACGCGCTCGGCGTCGGCGTTGCCGAGACCGGCCGCGTTCGGCTCCGGTCACGGGATGTCCCGTACCAGCTCCGACTCCGTCGATGGCTCCGGCGGCGCTACTGA
- a CDS encoding redoxin domain-containing protein, translating to MVQLTDAVDDFLLPGTDGDGFSKYRLSDFTDEGSVVLVTYPFDFSPVCTEVMCKFRDAEFLAFTEDVDVFGLSLDSCYAHEKFIEEYDIPFPLLSDTTGTVTEQLGLAYDEWEHHEGVPKRALVTIDDAQTVQYKWSTESAYESPTLDDELHEAVMQGNDDET from the coding sequence GTGGTTCAGCTTACGGATGCAGTCGACGATTTTCTATTACCTGGTACAGACGGTGACGGTTTCTCGAAATATCGATTGAGCGACTTTACCGACGAAGGGTCTGTCGTGTTGGTTACCTACCCGTTCGATTTCAGTCCTGTCTGCACGGAGGTGATGTGCAAGTTCCGTGATGCCGAGTTCCTGGCCTTCACAGAGGACGTCGACGTGTTCGGCCTCTCTCTCGACAGTTGTTACGCGCACGAGAAATTCATCGAGGAGTACGACATTCCGTTCCCGCTGTTGAGTGATACGACGGGAACCGTTACAGAGCAACTCGGACTCGCCTACGACGAGTGGGAACATCACGAAGGGGTCCCTAAGCGTGCACTCGTCACCATCGACGACGCCCAGACAGTGCAGTACAAGTGGTCGACGGAGAGTGCGTACGAGAGTCCGACTCTAGACGACGAGCTTCACGAGGCAGTAATGCAAGGGAACGACGACGAGACATAG
- a CDS encoding TRAM domain-containing protein: MPDCPLADECPNFTERIEGMGCTHYGDRGGAEWCNHYSQPISDLKSQPVKIGEEVEVTVEDIHESGAGVGRTEDGFIIMVDGVLPPARSLVKVTKVRSNHARADEIERLELDEDEAADADDEDDGATADDTSEDDDRRRLGSRDNFWGS, encoded by the coding sequence ATGCCCGACTGTCCGCTCGCAGACGAATGCCCCAACTTCACCGAACGCATCGAGGGGATGGGCTGTACGCACTACGGCGACCGGGGTGGTGCGGAGTGGTGCAACCACTACAGCCAGCCCATCTCGGACCTCAAGAGTCAGCCGGTGAAGATCGGCGAGGAGGTGGAGGTGACGGTCGAGGACATCCACGAGAGCGGTGCCGGCGTCGGCCGAACCGAGGACGGCTTCATCATCATGGTCGACGGCGTCCTGCCGCCGGCCAGGTCGCTGGTGAAGGTGACCAAGGTGCGCTCGAACCACGCGCGAGCGGACGAGATCGAGCGGCTGGAACTCGACGAAGACGAGGCAGCCGACGCCGACGACGAGGACGACGGGGCGACGGCAGACGACACCAGCGAAGACGACGACCGGCGTCGACTCGGCAGTCGCGACAACTTCTGGGGCAGCTAA
- a CDS encoding SDR family oxidoreductase, with the protein MDLELDGNVALCTAATSGLGLASAEALAREGAHVAVCGTTPDHVDSARDRLAAVGDGDVLAVEADITDRAQVEAFVEETVETLGGLDHVVTSAGGPGPGPFLETTEREWYTAFDLLVMSVVWTTRFAYPYLRDSEAGTVVNITSRSVAEVIDDLVLSNAVRRAVIGLMKTQAREFGPEVRVNAVLPGAHETPRIEELVEAAVERGEYDSYEAGLAEWSDAPLGRVGRPQELGDVVAFLSSARASYVTGTALPIDGGSMRS; encoded by the coding sequence ATGGACCTCGAACTCGACGGGAACGTAGCACTGTGTACCGCTGCGACGAGTGGACTCGGTCTCGCGAGCGCCGAGGCACTGGCTCGCGAGGGAGCCCACGTCGCCGTCTGTGGCACGACGCCCGACCACGTCGATTCGGCGCGCGACCGACTCGCGGCGGTCGGCGACGGCGACGTCCTGGCGGTCGAGGCCGACATCACCGACCGCGCCCAGGTCGAGGCGTTCGTCGAGGAGACCGTCGAGACGCTCGGCGGCCTCGACCACGTCGTCACCAGCGCCGGCGGGCCCGGGCCCGGCCCCTTCCTCGAGACGACCGAACGCGAGTGGTACACGGCCTTCGACCTGCTGGTGATGAGCGTCGTCTGGACCACCCGCTTTGCCTACCCGTACCTGCGGGACTCCGAGGCCGGCACTGTCGTCAACATCACCTCCCGGTCGGTCGCCGAGGTCATCGACGACCTGGTCCTCTCGAACGCGGTGCGCCGGGCGGTCATCGGCCTGATGAAGACCCAGGCCCGCGAGTTCGGCCCCGAGGTCCGTGTCAACGCCGTCCTCCCGGGCGCTCACGAGACCCCGCGCATCGAGGAACTCGTCGAGGCCGCCGTCGAACGCGGCGAGTACGACTCCTACGAGGCGGGACTTGCTGAGTGGTCGGACGCGCCGCTGGGCCGTGTCGGTCGTCCCCAAGAACTCGGTGACGTCGTCGCCTTCCTCTCGTCGGCCCGCGCGTCGTACGTCACCGGGACCGCGCTCCCCATCGACGGCGGGTCGATGCGCAGCTAA
- a CDS encoding DUF7091 family protein, with product MSDDDRLGRFIRNSLRSAGRQLSDAKRAYSNGKRAALAGLPSDDEGRARIVCRRYAERRAASLDEQLRPVCYDADHPDCQGCLEDIRDGTVETF from the coding sequence ATGAGCGACGACGACCGGTTGGGGCGGTTCATCCGGAACAGCCTCCGGTCCGCCGGCCGTCAGCTCTCGGACGCGAAACGCGCCTACAGCAACGGCAAACGAGCCGCGCTGGCGGGGCTCCCCTCGGACGACGAGGGGCGGGCCCGCATCGTCTGTCGGCGCTACGCCGAGCGCCGCGCAGCCTCGCTCGACGAGCAGCTGCGCCCGGTGTGTTACGACGCCGACCACCCCGACTGCCAGGGGTGTCTGGAGGACATCCGGGACGGCACCGTCGAGACGTTCTGA
- a CDS encoding mannose-1-phosphate guanylyltransferase, with translation MDRPLVALILAGGTGTRLYPASRSDRPKQFQSFGRDRSLLAETVERAGFADETYVLTREDYVEGVRDRAPGAAILTEPEPKDTGPALAYAAYKIREQVGDCVLLVLPSDHRIEGDFEDVARTATDAAVETEGVVTLGIEPDRPATGYGYIKPGAAEDGYNRVDAFHEKPDRETATEYVEDGFYWNAGMFAWTPEAFLAATEGTPLEELVEGFEESPADAFAAVDPVSVDYAVLERADNVYVVPADVEWDDLGSWDALERVLDSEDGNAVLGDHVSIDSEGNVLASDGHVSVVSVSDLVVASFDDRTLVLPKAQAQRVREVVSELRATGEF, from the coding sequence ATGGACAGACCACTCGTCGCGCTGATTCTCGCCGGCGGCACCGGGACGCGACTGTATCCCGCGAGCCGGTCGGACCGCCCAAAGCAGTTCCAGTCGTTCGGCCGCGACCGGTCATTGCTCGCCGAGACGGTCGAACGCGCCGGATTCGCCGACGAGACGTACGTCCTCACCCGCGAGGACTACGTCGAGGGCGTCCGGGACCGCGCACCCGGCGCCGCGATACTGACCGAGCCGGAGCCGAAAGACACCGGCCCGGCACTGGCCTACGCGGCGTACAAGATCCGCGAGCAGGTCGGCGACTGCGTGCTACTCGTCCTGCCCAGCGACCACCGTATCGAGGGTGACTTCGAGGATGTCGCCCGGACCGCCACGGACGCTGCAGTGGAAACAGAGGGGGTTGTGACGCTCGGCATCGAACCCGATCGCCCGGCGACCGGTTACGGGTACATCAAGCCTGGAGCGGCCGAGGACGGCTACAATCGTGTCGACGCGTTCCACGAGAAACCCGACCGGGAGACGGCCACGGAGTACGTCGAGGACGGTTTCTACTGGAACGCCGGGATGTTCGCGTGGACGCCCGAAGCCTTCCTCGCGGCCACCGAGGGGACGCCCCTGGAGGAGCTGGTCGAGGGCTTCGAGGAGAGCCCGGCCGACGCGTTCGCGGCGGTCGACCCGGTGAGCGTCGACTACGCCGTCCTCGAGCGGGCGGATAACGTCTACGTCGTGCCGGCCGACGTCGAGTGGGACGACCTGGGGTCGTGGGACGCGCTGGAGCGGGTGCTCGATAGCGAGGACGGTAACGCCGTGCTTGGCGACCACGTCAGCATCGACAGCGAGGGGAACGTCCTGGCCTCGGACGGCCACGTCAGCGTCGTCAGCGTCTCGGACCTCGTCGTCGCCTCGTTCGACGACCGGACGCTCGTCCTCCCGAAAGCCCAGGCTCAGCGGGTCCGCGAAGTGGTCAGCGAGTTGCGAGCGACCGGTGAGTTTTAG
- a CDS encoding VOC family protein, translating into MDATAHHFGVTVTDLDRAVEFYRDVLGLEVLTRFSVGGEAFATGVGIEDARADFAHLDAGGARLELVEYTPEGEPRETPGLNQPGATHPGLSVDDLDAVYAGLPEDVETVSEPQTTESGTRIMFVRDPEGNLVELLEG; encoded by the coding sequence ATGGACGCGACTGCACACCACTTCGGCGTGACCGTCACCGACCTCGACCGAGCCGTCGAGTTCTACCGCGACGTCCTCGGCTTAGAGGTGCTCACGCGGTTCTCCGTCGGCGGCGAGGCGTTCGCCACCGGCGTCGGTATCGAGGACGCGAGGGCCGACTTCGCGCATCTCGACGCTGGGGGCGCGCGCCTCGAACTCGTCGAGTACACGCCCGAGGGCGAACCGCGCGAGACGCCCGGACTCAACCAGCCCGGTGCGACACACCCCGGACTGTCCGTCGACGACCTCGACGCCGTCTACGCGGGACTGCCCGAGGACGTCGAGACGGTGAGCGAACCGCAGACGACAGAGAGCGGGACCCGGATTATGTTCGTCAGGGACCCCGAGGGGAACCTGGTCGAACTGCTCGAGGGTTAG
- a CDS encoding DUF5305 family protein, translated as MTLDSLRLRHLASTWFPLIVGLLLLVGTASAWVTYTSTVAPSTTTEERVVSSWETNGSFTHAATVQKSNPMFPVGQTLDGRNPYFLRVTPVLDGVFSFEYGASERGELDVNTTVFLETRRVVDDRDTETVLWSQREALATESSASLGPDARVRVPFSLNVSDVRHQSGQTEAAFGDLPGSTEMTIVAVVALNGEVNGQPRTTTERYTLAIEPTESVYYVTPNGSHETYQTTRAVPVETSSGGPWSVVGPLLLGMSGLGLALVARGRGDGYLSLSDADRTYLEYRDDRSDYDDWIVRMRLPESAFDRPRVVADSLQDLVDFAIDTDNSVIEDPDGDAYFVLHDEHLYVYEPPRSGDADLDADRDPDT; from the coding sequence ATGACGCTGGACTCGCTTCGACTCCGTCACCTGGCCAGCACGTGGTTTCCGCTCATCGTGGGACTGCTCCTCCTGGTCGGCACTGCGAGCGCCTGGGTGACCTACACGTCGACCGTCGCTCCATCGACGACCACCGAGGAACGGGTCGTCTCCTCGTGGGAGACGAACGGCTCGTTCACCCACGCCGCGACCGTCCAGAAGTCGAACCCGATGTTCCCCGTCGGACAGACGCTGGACGGCCGGAACCCGTATTTCCTGCGTGTCACACCGGTTCTCGACGGGGTCTTCAGCTTCGAATACGGCGCGAGCGAGCGCGGCGAGCTCGACGTGAACACCACCGTCTTCCTGGAGACGCGGCGCGTTGTCGACGACCGGGACACCGAGACGGTGCTGTGGTCCCAGCGAGAGGCGCTGGCCACCGAGTCGAGTGCCTCGCTCGGTCCCGACGCTCGCGTCCGGGTGCCGTTCTCGCTCAACGTGAGTGACGTGCGACACCAGTCCGGACAGACCGAAGCGGCCTTCGGTGACCTCCCCGGGTCGACCGAGATGACCATCGTCGCTGTCGTGGCGCTGAACGGCGAGGTCAACGGCCAGCCACGGACAACGACCGAGCGGTACACGCTCGCTATCGAACCGACCGAGAGTGTCTACTACGTCACCCCGAACGGGAGTCACGAGACCTACCAGACGACGCGGGCAGTCCCGGTCGAAACGTCATCCGGTGGCCCGTGGTCGGTCGTCGGCCCGCTGCTGCTCGGCATGTCGGGCCTGGGGCTCGCACTCGTCGCCAGAGGCCGCGGGGACGGGTATCTCTCACTCTCGGACGCCGACCGAACCTATCTCGAGTACCGCGACGACCGGTCGGATTACGACGACTGGATTGTCCGAATGCGCCTCCCAGAATCGGCCTTCGACCGACCTCGTGTGGTGGCCGATTCGCTACAGGACCTGGTCGACTTCGCCATCGACACGGACAACAGCGTCATCGAGGACCCCGACGGTGACGCGTACTTCGTGCTCCACGACGAGCACCTCTACGTCTACGAGCCACCCCGGTCCGGGGACGCGGATCTGGACGCGGACCGGGACCCGGACACCTGA
- a CDS encoding RPA family protein, protein MSSTPTREVARRVFAREFNDASYTFKESEDDRAPVYVLLPTGQRANRVFIVGTLTETEDVGEDSEYWQGRVVDPNGDTFFMYAGQYQPDAASMLRDLEPPAYVAVVGKPRTYETDEGEVNVSVRPESISEVDEATRDRWVVETAERTLERVQRFTDADEADADEYVAMAREEYGDDVDAYRRSAVGALESLQDEQAEASAD, encoded by the coding sequence ATGTCGAGTACCCCCACCCGCGAAGTCGCCCGCCGCGTCTTCGCACGCGAGTTCAACGACGCGAGTTACACGTTCAAGGAATCCGAGGACGACCGGGCGCCGGTGTACGTCCTGCTCCCGACCGGGCAGCGGGCCAACCGCGTGTTCATCGTCGGCACGCTCACCGAGACCGAGGACGTCGGCGAGGACAGCGAGTACTGGCAGGGCCGCGTCGTCGACCCCAACGGCGACACGTTCTTTATGTACGCCGGGCAGTACCAGCCCGACGCCGCGTCGATGCTCCGGGACCTGGAACCGCCCGCGTACGTCGCCGTCGTCGGCAAGCCCCGGACCTACGAGACCGACGAGGGCGAGGTGAACGTCTCGGTTCGCCCCGAGTCCATCTCCGAGGTGGACGAGGCGACCCGTGACCGCTGGGTCGTCGAGACGGCCGAGCGGACCTTGGAGCGCGTCCAGCGCTTCACCGACGCCGACGAGGCCGACGCCGACGAGTACGTCGCGATGGCTCGCGAGGAGTACGGCGACGACGTCGACGCCTACCGCCGCTCGGCGGTCGGCGCCCTCGAGAGCCTGCAGGACGAGCAGGCCGAAGCCAGCGCGGACTAA
- a CDS encoding type II toxin-antitoxin system RelE family toxin has protein sequence MSYEVLLAEEAREYVAALDEKSTRIVKDNLRKLADDPHPRPGSGSGDKEKLVVDGEELYRLHIGRTHTAFYHILEADEEVRVIEILDIDEAHKRYGFD, from the coding sequence ATGAGTTATGAGGTACTCCTCGCCGAAGAAGCCCGCGAGTACGTCGCCGCGTTAGACGAGAAGAGTACCCGTATCGTGAAGGACAACCTTCGAAAGTTAGCGGACGATCCACATCCCAGACCAGGTTCTGGCTCCGGTGACAAAGAGAAACTGGTGGTCGACGGCGAAGAACTATACCGGTTACATATCGGTCGTACTCACACCGCGTTTTATCATATTCTCGAAGCGGACGAGGAAGTCCGTGTAATCGAGATTCTGGATATCGACGAGGCACACAAGCGCTACGGGTTCGATTGA
- a CDS encoding replication factor A (Replication protein A protects and stabilize the intermediate ssDNA that is generated by the unwinding action of a DNA helicase at the replication fork. In addition, SSBs prevent the formation of secondary structures by single-stranded template DNA.): protein MSESDLRTNAVEIHEQFSDQLDIEVEDVVSRLETLVDDYQVPLTEARRSVVNTYLDEAGMDREQLGGGGGGNDQVQVSDVDAPEEWVDMRVTVVELWEPRADAVAQVGLLGDETGTIKFTKWSKSDLPELEEGTSYALRNVVTDEYQGQFSVKLNRTTVIEELDEAIEVGDDSVEVEGALVDIQSGSGLIKRCPEDDCTRVLQNGRCSEHGEVEGEFDLRIKGVLDDGEEVTEVIFDEEATESLTGITLAEAKEMAMDALDTTVVADEMRQKILGRYYRVTGPTFRRYVLADEQERLTGTVDAEGALIKARSI from the coding sequence ATGAGTGAGTCAGATTTGCGTACCAACGCAGTAGAGATACACGAGCAGTTTTCCGACCAGCTGGACATCGAGGTGGAGGACGTCGTTTCGCGCCTCGAGACCCTGGTCGACGACTACCAGGTCCCGCTGACCGAGGCCCGCCGGAGCGTCGTCAACACGTACCTGGACGAGGCCGGCATGGACCGCGAGCAGCTGGGCGGCGGTGGCGGCGGCAACGACCAGGTCCAGGTGTCGGACGTCGACGCCCCCGAGGAGTGGGTCGACATGCGCGTCACCGTCGTCGAACTGTGGGAACCGCGCGCCGACGCCGTCGCGCAGGTCGGCCTGCTCGGCGACGAGACGGGCACCATCAAGTTCACCAAGTGGTCGAAATCCGACCTCCCGGAACTGGAGGAGGGAACCTCCTACGCCCTGCGCAACGTCGTCACCGACGAGTACCAGGGCCAGTTCTCGGTGAAGCTCAACCGGACGACGGTCATCGAGGAGCTCGACGAGGCAATCGAGGTCGGCGACGACAGCGTCGAGGTCGAGGGCGCGCTGGTGGACATCCAGTCGGGCTCGGGCCTCATCAAGCGCTGTCCCGAGGACGACTGTACGCGGGTCCTCCAGAACGGCCGCTGTAGCGAACACGGCGAGGTCGAAGGCGAGTTCGACCTCCGCATCAAGGGCGTCCTGGACGACGGTGAGGAGGTCACCGAGGTCATCTTCGACGAGGAAGCAACCGAGTCGCTCACCGGCATCACCCTCGCGGAAGCGAAGGAGATGGCGATGGACGCGCTCGACACCACCGTCGTCGCCGACGAGATGCGCCAGAAGATTCTGGGACGCTATTACCGGGTCACCGGCCCGACGTTCCGCCGCTACGTCCTCGCGGACGAGCAGGAGCGACTGACCGGGACCGTGGATGCGGAAGGTGCCCTCATCAAAGCGAGGTCGATCTAG